One part of the Malus sylvestris chromosome 2, drMalSylv7.2, whole genome shotgun sequence genome encodes these proteins:
- the LOC126607430 gene encoding 20 kDa chaperonin, chloroplastic-like, with protein MAAAQLTASSFSARSLASFEGLRPSNLKFGSPACVSLVNHRSFRGLAVKAATTVAPKYTSIKPLGDRVLVKIKTVEEKTGGGILLPTTAQTKPQGGEVVAVGEGNTIGKTKVGISVETGAEVVYSKYAGTEVEFNGAKHLILKDDDIVGILETEDVKDLKPLNDRVLIKVAEAELKTAGGLLLTEASKEKPSIGTVIAVGPGTLDEEGNRKPLSISQGSTVMYSKYAGNDFKGKDGTEYIALRASDVIAILS; from the exons ATGGCAGCAGCTCAGCTGACCGCATCGTCGTTCTCGGCCAGGAGTTTGGCTTCGTTTGAAGGGCTCAGACCTTCAAACCTCAAGTTCGGGTCTCCGGCATGTGTCTCACTTGTCAACCACCGCTCCTTCCGTGGCCTCGCTGTCAAGGCCGCCACCACCGTCGCTCCCAAG TACACTTCAATTAAGCCTTTGGGCGACAGAGTGCTTGTGAAGATCAAGACTGTGGAAGAGAAGACCGGCGGTGGAATTTTACTTCCAACCACAGCTCAGACAAAGCCTCAAGGAGGTGAAGTTGTTGCTGTTGGAGAGGGTAACACAATTGGGAAGACAAAAGTGGGCATCAGTGTGGAG ACAGGTGCTGAAGTTGTATACTCTAAGTATGCTGGGACAGAGGTGGAGTTCAATGGTGCGAAGCATCTTATCCTGAAGGATGATGACATAGTCGGTATTCTTGAAACCGAAGATGTGAAGGATCTCAAGCCTTTGAATGATAGAGTTCTAATCAAG GTTGCCGAGGCCGAGTTAAAGACTGCCGGAGGTTTGTTGCTGACAGAGGCTAGCAAGGAGAAGCCCTCCATTGGCACA GTGATTGCCGTCGGACCCGGTACTCTTGATGAGGAAGGAAACAGGAAACCACTATCCATATCCCAGGGAAGCACAGTTATGTACTCCAAGTATGCAGGGAATGACTTCAAGGGCAAAGACGGTACTGAGTACATAGCTTTGAGAGCTTCGGATGTCATCGCCATACTTTCTTAG
- the LOC126607420 gene encoding auxin response factor 7-like: MKVPTNGLLANSGEAGEQKRINSELWHACAGPLVSLPPVGSLVVYFPQGHSEQVAASMQKETDFIPNYTNLPSKLICMLHNVTLHADTETDEVYAQMTLQPVNKYEKEALLASDMGLKQSRQPAEFFCKTLTASDTSTHGGFSVPRRAAEKILPPLDFSMQPPAQELVAKDLHDSAWTFRHIYRGQPKRHLLTTGWSVFVSNKRLFAGDSVLFIRDEKSQLLLGIRRAHRQQPALSSSVISSDSMHIGILAAAAHAAANNSPFTIFYNPRASPSEFVVPLAKYNKAMYTQVSPGMRFRMMFETEESGVRRYMGTVTGISDLDPVRWKGSQWRNLQVGWDESTAGDRPSRVSIWEIEPVITPFYICPPPFFRPKFPKQPGMPDDESDIDNAFRRAMPWLGDEFGMKNSPSSFFPGLSLVQWMNMQQNNQFSAAQSGFFPSMVPPTGLQNNLGTDDPSKLLSFQAPVLSSLGLQSNKSAPQNHASQMQQPNVTWAQQQQLQQLMHNPMNQQQQSNPQQQQLQQLLNSSVNQHQQNHPPQQQLQQLLNSSANQHQQNHPQQQQQLLQTPTNQQLHNFSHQQQQREPQQQQEPQNLLQHQQLHQQQPQRHQQQQLSQPNPVNNGSVAPNQVPGQNSQQPVMFSQHQQQQLLTGNTQQAVPSSSKNSFQLPTGQQNSQLQQQQLEPQPSLLQRQQQAAQLQSPPHQLLQQSVSQKVQQQPQVQQSSPQGISEQQLQLQLLQKFQQQQQPQLLSSSSSLLQPQLLQQQLARQQNQQLQQLPMTQHHQQQLSGNGFSTDKLLNNFAAPSMMQSQHMPSIQPQNQHKPLTAIRSHSGLTEGDGPSCSTSPSTNCQMSPSNFLNRNQQGMAMLLGDSVAEPAHNLVQELQSKSDVWVKHEPPSSKGPDHIKYKGTITDQLEASSSGTSYCLDTSTIHQNYALPTFCLDGDVQSNPRSSLPFSANIDGLAPDTLLSREYDSQKDLQNLLSNYGGTPRDIETELSTAAISSQSFGAPNIPFKAGCSSDIPITDAGVLGNGSWANQAQRMRTYTKVQKRGSVGRCIDVNRYKGYDELRQALARMFGIEGQLEEPHRTDWKLVYVDHENEILLVGDDPWEEFVSCVQSIKILSSVEVQQMSLDGDLGNIPVPNQASSGTASGNA; encoded by the exons AGATGAGGTCTACGCACAAATGACTCTCCAACCAGTAAACAAA TATGAGAAGGAAGCATTGCTGGCATCTGACATGGGCCTCAAACAAAGTAGGCAACCTGCTGAGTTTTTCTGCAAAACTCTTACAGCTAGCGACACGAGCACTCATGGTGGATTTTCTGTACCTCGTAGAGCAGCTGAGAAGATCCTCCCACCTCTA GATTTTTCTATGCAACCACCTGCTCAGGAGCTTGTTGCAAAAGATTTGCATGATAGTGCGTGGACATTCAGACATATCTATCGAG GCCAACCAAAACGGCACCTGCTGACTACGGGTTGGAGTGTTTTTGTTAGCAACAAAAGACTCTTTGCTGGAGATTCTGTTCTTTTTATAAG GGATGAAAAATCTCAGCTTCTCTTGGGTATAAGGCGTGCTCATAGACAGCAGCCAGCTCTCTCTTCATCAGTCATTTCCAGTGATAGCATGCATATCGGCATTCTTGCGGCTGCAGCTCATGCTGCTGCAAATAACAGTCCATTTACCATATTTTACAACCCAAG GGCAAGCCCTTCTGAATTTGTAGTACCTctagccaagtacaataaagcgatGTATACCCAAGTTTCACCTGGCATGCGATTCAGAATGATGTTTGAGACTGAGGAGTCAGGAGTACGCAGATACATGGGCACAGTCACTGGCATCAGCGATTTGGATCCTGTTAGATGGAAAGGTTCCCAGTGGCGCAATCTTCAG GTTGGATGGGATGAATCAACAGCTGGTGACCGGCCTAGCCGAGTTTCAATTTGGGAAATTGAGCCTGTTATAACTCCTTTCTACATATGCCCTCCTCCATTTTTCAGACCCAAGTTTCCCAAGCAACCAGGGATGCCAG ATGATGAATCCGACATCGATAATGCTTTCAGGAGAGCCATGCCTTGGCTTGGAGATGAATTTGGCATGAAGAACTCGCCAAGCTCGTTTTTCCCTGGTTTGAGTTTGGTGCAGTGGATGAACATGCAACAAAATAATCAGTTTTCAGCTGCTCAGTCTGGATTTTTCCCATCCATGGTCCCTCCAACCGGCCTGCAAAATAACCTTGGTACTGATGATCCATCCAAGTTATTGAGTTTTCAAGCCCCGGTGCTGTCTTCGCTCGGTCTCCAGTCAAATAAATCAGCTCCACAAAACCATGCTAGTCAAATGCAGCAGCCGAATGTGACATGGGCTCAACAGCAGCAGCTGCAGCAGTTGATGCATAATCCTATGAACCAACAACAGCAAAGTAACCCCCAACAGCAGCAGCTGCAGCAATTATTGAATTCTTCGGTGAACCAACATCAGCAAAATCACCCCCCGCAGCAGCAGCTGCAGCAATTACTGAATTCTTCGGCAAACCAACATCAGCAAAATCACccccagcagcagcagcaattaTTGCAGACTCCAACGAACCAACAGCTCCATAATTTCTCCCATCAGCAGCAGCAGCGGGAGCCCCAACAACAGCAAGAGCCGCAAAACTTGTTGCAGCATCAGCAGCTGCATCAACAGCAACCACAACGGCACCAGCAACAACAATTATCTCAACCGAATCCAGTAAATAATGGTTCTGTTGCTCCTAACCAGGTCCCGGGCCAAAATTCACAACAACCAGTTATGTTCTCCCAACATCAACAGCAGCAATTACTAACAGGGAATACCCAGCAAGCTGTCCCTTCTTCTAGTAAGAATTCATTTCAGTTGCCAACTGGACAACAAAATTCACAGCTCCAGCAGCAGCAACTAGAACCGCAACCAAGCCTCTTACAAAGGCAGCAGCAGGCAGCACAATTGCAATCACCCCCACATCAATTGTTGCAACAGAGTGTGTCACAGAAAGTACAGCAGCAGCCACAAGTACAGCAATCATCTCCGCAGGGCATCTCTGAGCAACAACTCCAATTACAGTTGCTGCAGAAGTTTCAGCAACAGCAGCAGCCACAATTACTCTCCTcgtcaagctcacttttgcagCCTCAACTCTTACAGCAGCAGCTGGCCCGCCAACAAAACCAGCAGTTACAACAGTTGCCTATGACTCAGCATCATCAGCAACAGCTAAGTGGCAACGGCTTCTCGACGGACAAACTTCTCAACAACTTTGCAGCTCCTTCGATGATGCAGTCACAACATATGCCTTCCATCCAGCCCCAGAACCAGCACAAGCCACTTACAGCAATCAGAAGCCATTCCGGTCTTACAGAAGGCGATGGTCCATCATGTTCAACTTCCCCTTCTACTAACTGCCAGATGTCCCCATCAAACTTCTTGAACAGGAATCAGCAAGGAATGGCCATGTTGTTGGGGGATTCAGTGGCCGAACCGGCTCATAATTTGGTTCAGGAGCTTCAGAGCAAGTCTGATGTTTGGGTCAAACATGAGCCGCCCAGCTCAAAAGGACCAGACCATATAAAATATAAAGGTACAATCACTGATCAGTTGGAAGCTTCATCATCTGGAACATCGTATTGTCTGGATACTAGCACAATCCATCAGAACTATGCACTTCCCACCTTCTGTTTGGATGGTGATGTTCAATCGAATCCTCGAAGCAGTCTTCCATTTTCCGCTAATATTGATGGATTGGCACCGGACACTTTGTTGTCAAGGGAATATGACTCTCAAAAAGATCTTCAGAACTTACTGTCTAATTATGGTGGGACGCCAAGAGACATTGAGACAGAGTTATCCACTGCTGCAATCAGCTCTCAGTCATTTGGGGCACCAAACATACCTTTCAAAGCTGGGTGCTCAAGTGATATTCCCATAACTGATGCTGGAGTTTTAGGCAATGGATCGTGGGCAAACCAGGCTCAACGTATGAGAACATATACAAAG GTTCAAAAGCGTGGATCTGTGGGAAGATGCATTGATGTCAACCGTTATAAAGGCTATGATGAGCTCCGGCAAGCTCTTGCCCGCATGTTTGGGATTGAAGGGCAACTAGAAGAGCCACACAGAACGGACTGGAAACTTGTATACGTGGATCATGAAAATGAGATTCTTCTCGTTGGTGATGATCCATGGGA GGAGTTTGTGAGCTGTGTCCAGAGTATAAAGATATTGTCATCCGTTGAAGTACAGCAGATGAGCTTGGATGGAGACCTCGGCAACATTCCAGTCCCCAATCAAGCTTCTAGCGGAACTGCCAGTGGAAATGCATGA